In one Sesamum indicum cultivar Zhongzhi No. 13 linkage group LG12, S_indicum_v1.0, whole genome shotgun sequence genomic region, the following are encoded:
- the LOC105174872 gene encoding uncharacterized protein LOC105174872, whose amino-acid sequence MENRYGLYSQGSSGWTSLRNEEFHEEDVWGVFKGRNKDSDSGAIIMTSSSKQPSFVSKRLPTATRMIPKSSSNKNDPAAASQEPKVFQHSAPVNIPDWSKIYGTISRNNTSGSWLDSDSGGDGNGNGRSSWESEDDDDDDNDRDVIPPHEWIARKQGRSQISSFSVCEGAGRTLKGRDLSRVRNAVLRKTGFLESKPDY is encoded by the coding sequence ATGGAGAACAGGTACGGTTTATACAGCCAAGGAAGCAGTGGGTGGACATCCTTAAGGAACGAAGAGTTCCACGAGGAAGATGTTTGGGGAGTGTTCAAGGGGAGAAATAAGGATTCCGATTCCGGGGCCATCATCATGACCTCTTCTTCCAAACAACCCTCTTTCGTTTCCAAACGCCTCCCAACAGCAACCAGAATGATCCCGAAATCCAGCAGCAACAAGAATGATCCTGCAGCCGCCTCCCAAGAACCTAAAGTATTTCAGCACTCCGCTCCTGTAAACATCCCCGATTGGTCCAAAATATACGGGACCATCTCCAGAAACAATACCTCCGGTTCGTGGCTGGATTCCGATTCCGGCGGCGATGGGAATGGGAATGGGCGGAGTAGTTGGGAAAGCGAGGACGACGACGACGACGACAACGACAGGGATGTGATTCCGCCGCACGAATGGATAGCGAGGAAACAGGGCAGAAGCCAAATATCGTCGTTTTCAGTGTGTGAAGGGGCTGGAAGGACACTCAAAGGGAGAGATTTGAGCAGGGTAAGAAATGCTGTCCTGAGGAAAACGGGATTTCTTGAATCAAAACCCGATTATTAA
- the LOC105174873 gene encoding heterodimeric geranylgeranyl pyrophosphate synthase small subunit, chloroplastic-like → MRNSKMASHLSHFTHKTSFFTSNPRRPSPPCMSVVLSTAPTQSYWASIDAQIDAYLNKSIPIRSPESVFEPMHHLTFAAPRTTAASLCVAACEPAIHLMHAAAYTHEHLPLTDRPRPRPGIQHKYNPNIELLTGDGIIPFGLELLARSLDPARSNPDKILRVIVEITRATGSQGMVDGQYQELGLDQLGSEYDVIEYVCKKKEGELHACGAACGAILGGGAEEEIESLRRFGLYAGMVQGIQGKNKAGFMEEKIEKFKELALKELESLQGKKTELISSLVEPSLAAVQIS, encoded by the coding sequence AtgagaaattcaaaaatgGCCTCTCACCTCTCCCATTTCACTCACAAAACCAGTTTCTTCACATCAAATCCCCGCCGTCCATCCCCCCCTTGCATGTCTGTCGTCCTATCTACGGCCCCAACCCAATCTTATTGGGCTTCCATTGACGCCCAAATCGACGCCTATCTCAACAAGTCCATCCCCATCAGGTCGCCTGAGTCCGTTTTCGAGCCAATGCACCACCTCACGTTCGCCGCACCAAGGACCACCGCCGCTTCTCTCTGCGTGGCTGCGTGTGAGCCTGCTATACATCTCATGCATGCGGCAGCGTACACCCACGAGCACCTTCCGTTGACGGACAGGCCCAGGCCCAGGCCCGGAATCCAACACAAATACAACCCCAACATCGAGCTCCTGACGGGAGATGGGATCATTCCGTTTGGGCTCGAGTTGTTGGCTCGGTCCCTGGACCCGGCCCGAAGCAACCCGGACAAAATACTCAGAGTGATTGTAGAAATCACGAGGGCGACTGGCTCACAGGGGATGGTGGACGGGCAGTACCAAGAACTGGGGCTGGACCAATTGGGGAGCGAGTACGATGTCATCGAATACGTGTGTAAGAAAAAGGAAGGTGAGCTGCACGCTTGCGGAGCTGCTTGTGGAGCCATATTGGGCGGCGGAGCcgaggaggaaatagagagtTTGAGAAGATTCGGGCTTTATGCCGGCATGGTACAGGGAATTCAGGGGAAGAACAAAGCCGGATTCatggaagaaaaaatagagaaatttaaagaattgGCTCTCAAGGAACTGGAGAGCTTGCAAGGGAAGAAGACTGAGCTGATCTCGAGCCTGGTTGAGCCGAGCCTCGCCGCGGTCCAGATCAGTTAG
- the LOC105174874 gene encoding probable beta-1,3-galactosyltransferase 2, giving the protein MSWKSRGLESTSKNVVSRKLTFLLCIGCFCAGMLFTDRMWAVPEAKDISRSTGIEDEKLQLVSDGCGPKLKGVKGEAKEILGEVSKTPDAIQTLDKTISNLEMELAAARAVQDSLLSGSPISEDLKLPELTKKRKYLMVVGINTAFSSRKRRDSVRATWMPQGDKRKKLEEEKGIIIRFVIGHSATSGGILDRAIEAEDRKHGDFLRLEHVEGYLELSAKTKTYFTTAVQLWDADFYVKVDDDVHVNIATLGATLARHRSKPRVYIGCMKSGPVLAQKGVRYHEPEYWKFGEHGNKYFRHATGQLYAISKDLATYISINQHVLHKYANEDVSLGSWFIGLDVEHIDDRRLCCGTPPDCEWKAQAGNICVASFDWSCSGICNSADRIKEVHRRCGEGETVLWNSAF; this is encoded by the exons ATGTCTTGGAAGAGCAGAGGATTGGAGTCAACTTCGAAGAATGTTGTTTCGAGAAAACTcacttttcttctttgtattgGTTGCTTCTGCGCTGGGATGCTCTTCACCGACAG GATGTGGGCAGTGCCAGAAGCTAAAGATATATCACGGTCCACAGGAATTGAAGATGAAAAACTTCAGTTAGTTTCAGATGGTTGTGGTCCAAAACTT AAAGGTGTAAAAGGTGAAGCCAAGGAGATATTAGGTGAAGTGTCAAAGACACCTGATGCTATACA GACTCTGGATaaaacaatttcaaatttggaaATGGAGCTAGCTGCAGCAAGGGCTGTACAGGATTCCTTACTTAGCGGTTCCCCAATATCTGAAGACCTGAAGTTACCtgaattgaccaaaaaaagaaaatacttgaTGGTAGTGGGGATAAACACTGCTTTTAGCAGTCGAAAGAGAAGAGACTCTGTACGTGCTACTTGGATGCCACAAG GTGATAAACGCAAAAAGCTCGAGGAAGAAAAGGGCATTATAATTCGATTTGTAATTGGTCATAG TGCAACATCAGGTGGCATTCTTGATAGAGCTATTGAAGCAGAAGATAGGAAACACGGAGATTTTTTGAGACTG GAACATGTTGAAGGATACCTTGAGCTATCAGCAAAGACAAAGACGTATTTTACCACTGCTGTTCAACTTTGGGATGCGGATTTCTATGTCaaagttgatgatgatgtgcaTGTAAACATAG CAACATTGGGAGCAACTCTGGCTAGGCATCGTTCAAAACCAAGGGTGTATATAGGATGCATGAAATCTGGTCCAGTCCTGGCTCAAAA GGGAGTAAGATATCATGAACCTGAGTACTGGAAATTTGGCGAGCATGGAAACAAGTATTTTCGTCATGCTACCGGGCAATTATATGCTATTTCGAAAGACTTGGctacatatatatcaattaaccA GCACGTTCTTCACAAATATGCTAACGAGGATGTCTCACTTGGATCTTGGTTCATTGGATTGGATGTGGAGCATATAGACGACCGCAGACTATGTTGTGGAACACCTCCTG ATTGTGAGTGGAAGGCCCAGGCTGGCAACATCTGTGTTGCTTCATTCGACTGGAGCTGCAGTGGAATTTGCAATTCTGCTGATAGGATTAAAGAGGTGCACCGCAGATGTGGAGAAGGAGAAACTGTTCTATGGAATTCTGCTTTCTGA